A section of the Candidatus Eisenbacteria bacterium genome encodes:
- a CDS encoding ABC transporter ATP-binding protein, with protein sequence MAAIVVEHVSKAFRRGLFGVGSTVHALQDVSFEVSAGEAIGIIGPNGAGKTTMLGCLLGFLRPDQGRVTVDGREPDELSVRARTGYLPERLVMDRWMSGSTFLRYHHALGGLPAASRRADCAALLDRVGLDPAARERAIGSYSRGMLQRIGVAQALLGRPQFVFLDEPISGVDPSGIVVIRGILEELRRSGATLVINSHQLDEVERLCDRIVFVRGGRVEALEVIRAGAELARRVRVRFSVSGRQPTDAELAGIGERLGSTLVSWSAPDARFQVKDDAAATALLGALIAAGWPVVEASAEESRLERLFSAAATTT encoded by the coding sequence ATGGCCGCCATCGTGGTCGAGCACGTCTCGAAGGCATTTCGTCGTGGTCTGTTCGGCGTCGGCTCGACCGTGCACGCGTTGCAGGATGTTTCTTTCGAAGTCTCTGCCGGCGAGGCGATCGGCATCATTGGGCCGAATGGCGCGGGCAAGACGACGATGCTGGGCTGCCTGCTCGGATTCCTGCGGCCCGATCAGGGCCGGGTCACGGTGGACGGGCGCGAACCCGACGAGCTGTCGGTTCGCGCCCGCACCGGTTACCTGCCCGAGCGCCTCGTGATGGATCGCTGGATGAGCGGGAGCACGTTTCTGCGCTATCACCATGCGCTCGGCGGCCTGCCGGCCGCGAGCCGTCGGGCAGACTGTGCGGCGCTGCTCGATCGTGTGGGGCTCGACCCGGCCGCGCGCGAACGGGCGATCGGTTCCTATTCGCGCGGCATGCTGCAGCGCATCGGAGTCGCGCAGGCGCTGCTCGGCCGGCCGCAATTCGTGTTCCTCGACGAGCCGATCTCGGGCGTCGATCCGTCCGGAATCGTGGTGATCCGCGGAATTCTGGAGGAGTTGCGGCGCTCGGGCGCGACGCTGGTCATCAATTCGCACCAGCTCGACGAGGTCGAGCGCCTGTGCGATCGCATCGTGTTCGTGCGCGGCGGTCGGGTCGAGGCGCTCGAAGTGATCCGCGCCGGGGCCGAACTCGCGCGCCGCGTGAGGGTGCGGTTCTCGGTCAGTGGGCGGCAGCCGACCGACGCGGAGCTGGCGGGAATCGGAGAGCGACTCGGCTCGACCCTGGTGTCCTGGAGTGCGCCCGATGCCCGCTTTCAGGTGAAAGACGACGCAGCGGCGACCGCGCTGCTCGGTGCTCTCATCGCCGCCGGCTGGCCGGTCGTCGAGGCGAGTGCCGAAGAGAGCCGGCTCGAGCGGTTGTTTTCGGCCGCGGCGACCACGACATGA